The Planctomycetia bacterium DNA window ATACGTGAACGAGCCGTCGGAGTTCAACTCCACGAAACCATGATCCGGCTGTGCAACGACGCGCGCCCGAAGCGGATCGAGCTGGCCGTCGAAGTCATTGCCGAGGACGCCCAATCCGCCGACGACGAAGTCCTGATGATTCGGCACAACATACGCGTCGTCCATCGCGGTGGGCCGCGTATCGTCGCGGCGGAGGAAGTCGATCCAGTTGAGATTGAACAGCGAGGGTTCCGTGCCGCGGAAGGTCAGCACCAGCGACCTGACGCCCAACAACGGCTCAATGGGCACGGTGACGTTCTTAAACACTTGCCAGTCACCTGTTGGCGTAACAATGGCCGTGGCGAGCAGCGGCCCTCCCTGCGAAGCCCGCACTTCGATCGTCCCGCCGGGACCGGCCGACGCCACGCGAAACCGCAATGCATCCACGTTGGTCAGATCCATTGGCCGCAGGACCAGGTAGTCCTGGTTATCAATAAAACCGACGTTTTCGCCGCCCCCACCGCGATCCGACGTGGCCTCCACCTGGACGCCGAACGCAGAATCGAAGTGTTCGGCCTCAATCCGCCGCGGTTGCAAGACGGCCGCTTGCCGCGCGGTAAACGAACCCACGCCCGGTGCGCCTCGGTCGGTGTAGCGGGCTTCTACGACGAGGAACAAGTCGTCCCCGTTGCCGCCATGCCCGGCCGGCGCTTGAATCGTCCCGATGCAGCCGGTGTATTCCTCCAAGGGATGCGAGTGCGTGTCGTGTCCTTGAAAGAGTTGCACGACGACGTCGCCGCAATCAATGCCGCCGTCCTCGGTGTTGCCGTCCTCGACGTCGTACACCTGCACCCGATACGAAATCAGATCGCCCCAGTCATAAATCAAACCGCTACCGGGCGCGATCAAGGTCACCACCGGCGCCGAATTGCCGGCCGCAATCGGCACCGTCGCGAGGACCGTGTTCCCGTCTAGATCGGTCACCGCGAGCGTCGCGGTATAGTTCCCAGCTACGGTGTACGTGAAAGTTGGATTTGGCTCGGTCGAGTCAATCACGCCGTCCGTGGTGAAATCCCAGGCGAATGTCACGGGGCCACCAACGCCGTCGCCCGAGCCGGCGCTCGAGAAATGCACTTCGAGCGGCACCGGGCCCGCGCCGACGTCAGAACTTGCCACGGCGATCGGCGGGCGATTGTTGCGCAAGTAATCGATGCGGATCAACTGCGAGTCGGCGTTGTTGCCGCCGAAGCCGGTCCCCCATTCGATCATGTAGATGGCTCCGTCAGGACCGATTGTCATGTCCATCGGACGCCGCAGGTCCATGCTGGGCAGGAACGGGTTGATCGCCAGTACGTTGCCGGCGTCGTCGAGCTTGACCTCTTTGATCCAATTGCGCGACCACTCGTAGATGAACACCGTGTCGTCGTAATAGCCGGGCAGCTTGCGATCCGATTCCAATTCCGCATCGAAGTGATAGGTCGGCCCGCCCATCGCGGTCCGCCCGCCGGAACCAAGCTCCGGGAACTGTGTCGAAGCGCCATAGGGATACCAGATCCAGGCCGGCTGCGCCGCGGGAAGCTGCTGCGAGCCCGTGTTGTTCGGCGAGTTGTTCAGCGGCGCGGCCGGATTGAACGCCGGACCGGAAACGCCGGTCGCAAAATCGTATTCGCGGTACGCCTGGTTGTCGCCGACGAACAGCGGCCACCCGTAGTTGCCCGCCCCACGCGCTTGATTGAACTCGTCGTAGCCTTGCGGACCGCGATTGGAGTTCGGGTTGTTTGCGTCGGGGCCGACTTCGCCCCAATAGAGCCAACCGGTCTCCGAATCTACCGCGATGCGGAACGGGTTCCGGTTCCCCATCACATACACCTCGGGGCGACCATTCGAGCCGTCGGCCGGGAAGAGGTTCCCATCGGGGATCGTGTAGCCGCCGTCGTCCGTCGGTTTGATGCGCAGAATTTTTCCGCGCAGGTCGTTGCGATTGCCCGAGCTTTTCTGCGCGTCCCAAGGAGAGCGTCCCGGACGCTCGTCGATCGGCGCGAACCCGTCCGATTCAAACGGGTTTGTGTTGTCGCCCGTCGAAATATACAGCGTGCCGTCGGGACCGAACGTCAGCGAGCCAGCCGAATGGCAGCACTGTGCGCGCTGCGTGGGGATTTCCAGCAGCACTTCCTCGCTCGCCAGATTCAGTTGATTGCCCACCAACGTGAAGCGGGACACGTGCTGCCTGGCGATCGCCCCCGGGGGCGAATAAAAGACATAAATCCACTGATTGCCGTCGAAATTCGGATCCAGAGCGATGCCGAGCAACCCGTCTTCGTTACCAGTGAAGACGTTGATGTGGCCGAGCGTAGCGGTGGCGCCGCTTTCTGGCTGGTAGACCTTCACATCGCCGCCGCGCTCGACGAAGAATACGCGGCCGTCGTTGGCCACGGCCAACTCCATCGGATTGTTCGTGTTGCTGTCGAGCACCACCTTCTCGTAGTTGCTCTCGATCGTGGCGCCGCAATCTCCTTCCACGGCGCCGGCCGCCCACTCGATGCCGCCCAGCAGATGCTGCCGATAGTTCGGTTCACTATACGACGCCGACGTGTGCCCGAGGCCCGTGTACCATGAGCGGCCGCCGTCGTGCTCGTGGCACCAAGAGATCGGATGATCGGCGCCCATCGTGCCGCCCGCGTAGCTCGATTCGTCGAGCGTCATCAACACATGCACGTCGCCGCGAGGGTTCGACGAGTAGTTGTACCACTCGTCGGTGCGCACCCATTCCGCCGGCAACTCGACCGTCGACGGATGCACCGAGTCCAGCACGCGCACCGTGGCGCTCGTCGTCCCGGGCGGATGGCTTTGAAAGTATGCGCCGACCAGTTCGCCATACCACGCCCAGCCATATTCGGTATCCGCCGCGGCATGCACGCCGATGTACCCGCCGCCGGCCTGCACGTAGCGCTCGAAAGCGGCTTGCTGCGTCGCATTCAGAACGTCGCCCGTCGTACTGAGAAATACGACGGCCTCGAACGGCGCTAGATCAACGTCGTTGAAGATCGCCGCATCCTCGGACGTGGTGACGTTGAATTCATGTTCCACGGACAGCGCCTGAATCGCCGCGATGCCTTCGTCGATGGAATCGTGCCGGAAGGCGGCGGTCTTGGAAAAGACAAGCAGATCGAAATCGCCATGCAACAGTCGGCGATCTTCCAAGGGTTCAAGCTGAAAGCGACGACGAGCGCGACGCGAGCGCAATCCAGCCAGACGTGAACGCGACATAGCCTGCTCCTCCCCTGCCCATGGCAAGCGCGCGAGGCCCGCCCAGGCGACCCTGTTGTGGACGCGACAAATCTGTTCCCGCCGCCCGGACTGAAGAACCGGGCGCCGTCAACCGGAGACTATAAACGGGGGACGAGCTGGAGGGAAGAAAGACAGATGTTAGGATTGTGTTTGCCACCCTACAGCGGCCAGTGTTCCGATCGACATCGTTTCGGCGTGACCGGACCTAAAACCTTGAACAGTACAAACAGCATCCGAGTGCCGAAGGAAGGGCGGCCGTTTTCAACCATCGCCTTCAGCGTGTTGATGATCAGCGTGCCGCCCCGGGCCATGTCGTGTTCGGTCTTTGTGCCGGCCGGGACCTTCTCCACCGTCAGGCAGTATTCCACGCCGCCGGGGACTTCCTTCAATTCGTGGATCACCTTACAGGGCGGGTCGTCGTAGTTGGTGAAGCGAAACGACGTCACATAGCGGTGCGGAGGATCGAACTCCAGCACCTCGCCAACGACTGCCGTGTACTTGCCATTTGGGGAGCGCATGCGAATCGGGGCGCCGACTTTCAAGCCGGTCGTGTGCAGCACGTTGTTGAAGAAGCATTGCTGCGGCTCGCCGGTTTTGGTGAGCTCGTGCCAGACTTGCTCGATCGTGCCACGAATGAAAATCTTGAACTTGATCGGCTCGCGCTCAGCCATGACGTCGCTTTCGCTTCTCGGGGTTTTGCCGGGCGGCCGGCTTGCGCGTCGCATCGTTACCGCGGGCTGACTCAATACGGTATTTGATGCGCGTTAAACCAGCCGCCCAATAAGCGCTGAACTCCGTCGTCCAGCGGTCGTAAATCATCTGGATCGGCACAGCATTGAAATAAAGTCGCCGCACCCGACCATGTTTTTCGGAAGTAATCAGGTTCGCCTGTTCCAGAATCCGCAGATGCTTCATCACGCCGATGCGGGTCATTTCGAAATGATCGCAAACGTCATGCACGCCGCAGCCCGGCTGTTCTTTCACCACGTCCAGAATCTTCCGCCGCGCCGCATGCGCGAGCGCCGCGAAGACCTCGTCGATTTGATCGGGCCGGCCCATAGGTAACTAAAAGGTGACATATTGAGCGGCGCTTGTCAAGCGTCCATGCGCCATCGCAATTACGGTGCGTGTTCTTCGTGTTGTTGGCGATGCTGCTGAGACCTTCAGCTTAGATCACTCGGCGGCGTCCTCTCTCCCTTGCGGGCGCAACGGGCTAGTGGACCTGTTTCGACGCCAACGTTGCCGGCGCGCCCCACTTCCCCAATCCCGGCGACCTATATTCAATAGGCGCAACACGTTGTAGGCGCGCCCCACGTCCTCGCACCGTGACCTCCGTGCTCTCCGTGGTGAACCAAAAAAAAGCTCATGACCTCCAAGTCCTTTGATGTGATCGTGATTGGCGGCGGCCCCGGCGGCTATGTCGCGGCGATTCGCGCCGCGCAACGTGGATTGAACGTCGCCTGCGTCGACAAGAACGCCGTGTTGGGCGGCACCTGTCTGCGGGTCGGCTGCATTCCCAGCAAGGCGATGCTGGAATCCAGCGAGCACTTCGCAAAAGCGAAGGCCGGGCTGGAACGTCACGGCGTCAAGCTGGCAGGCGTGGAGCTCGATCTGGCCGCGATGCTGGCCCGCAAGGAACAGGTCGTGTCGATCAACACCAAGGGGATCGACGCGCTGTTCAAGAAGAACAAGATCGAGCGGTTCGAGGGCCTTGGGCGGTTCGTGCAACCGGGCGTGGTCGATGTCGAAGGACCGACGGGCAAGACGACGCTCGCCGCGCCAAAAATCATCATCGCCACCGGCAGCAACGTCGCGCCGCTCAAGGGGGTGGAACTCGACGGCGATCGCATCGGCACGAGCAACGAAGGCCTGGCGTTTGCCGAAGTGCCGAAGCATCTTGTCGTCATCGGCGCCGGCTACATCGGCATGGAACTTGGCTCCGTCTGGCTCCGACTCGGTTCCCAGGTCACGGTGGTCGAATACCTCGACCGCATCTTGCCCGGCATCGACGCCGAAGTCGCCGGCGAGGCGCACAAACTTTTCAAGAAGCAGGGCTTTGATTTTCAACTCAGCCGCAAGGTGACCGCCGCGCGCCGCGACGGAGATGGCTGCGTGGTCGAATGCGCCGACGCTGAGCCAATTCATTGCGATCGCGTGTTGCTCGCCGTCGGTCGCCGACCGAACACGGACGGACTAGGCCTGGAAACGATTGGCGTGCAGCTGGACGACAAGGGCCGCATCCCTGTGAGCGAGCATTTCGAGACCTCGGCGCCCGGCGTGTACGCGATCGG harbors:
- a CDS encoding ThuA domain-containing protein codes for the protein MSRSRLAGLRSRRARRRFQLEPLEDRRLLHGDFDLLVFSKTAAFRHDSIDEGIAAIQALSVEHEFNVTTSEDAAIFNDVDLAPFEAVVFLSTTGDVLNATQQAAFERYVQAGGGYIGVHAAADTEYGWAWYGELVGAYFQSHPPGTTSATVRVLDSVHPSTVELPAEWVRTDEWYNYSSNPRGDVHVLMTLDESSYAGGTMGADHPISWCHEHDGGRSWYTGLGHTSASYSEPNYRQHLLGGIEWAAGAVEGDCGATIESNYEKVVLDSNTNNPMELAVANDGRVFFVERGGDVKVYQPESGATATLGHINVFTGNEDGLLGIALDPNFDGNQWIYVFYSPPGAIARQHVSRFTLVGNQLNLASEEVLLEIPTQRAQCCHSAGSLTFGPDGTLYISTGDNTNPFESDGFAPIDERPGRSPWDAQKSSGNRNDLRGKILRIKPTDDGGYTIPDGNLFPADGSNGRPEVYVMGNRNPFRIAVDSETGWLYWGEVGPDANNPNSNRGPQGYDEFNQARGAGNYGWPLFVGDNQAYREYDFATGVSGPAFNPAAPLNNSPNNTGSQQLPAAQPAWIWYPYGASTQFPELGSGGRTAMGGPTYHFDAELESDRKLPGYYDDTVFIYEWSRNWIKEVKLDDAGNVLAINPFLPSMDLRRPMDMTIGPDGAIYMIEWGTGFGGNNADSQLIRIDYLRNNRPPIAVASSDVGAGPVPLEVHFSSAGSGDGVGGPVTFAWDFTTDGVIDSTEPNPTFTYTVAGNYTATLAVTDLDGNTVLATVPIAAGNSAPVVTLIAPGSGLIYDWGDLISYRVQVYDVEDGNTEDGGIDCGDVVVQLFQGHDTHSHPLEEYTGCIGTIQAPAGHGGNGDDLFLVVEARYTDRGAPGVGSFTARQAAVLQPRRIEAEHFDSAFGVQVEATSDRGGGGENVGFIDNQDYLVLRPMDLTNVDALRFRVASAGPGGTIEVRASQGGPLLATAIVTPTGDWQVFKNVTVPIEPLLGVRSLVLTFRGTEPSLFNLNWIDFLRRDDTRPTAMDDAYVVPNHQDFVVGGLGVLGNDFDGQLDPLRARVVAQPDHGFVELNSDGSFTYTPQNEYLGPASFSYVAEQGAPTTVVPLGSTWRYLDNGSNQGTAWRAKEFDDDAWATGAGQFGYGDGDETTTVGFGPNSGQKYITTYFRHTFQVDDPDKYASLKLRILSDDGAGVFVNGELVGYWNLTEGAPFNGGAGVVIGDSSEEAFIEFTIDPTDLVAGENVLAVEIHQFNGQSTDLSFDLELIGVLQSEVTTVQLDLRVPLIGDTNNDNVVNIVDLNNVRNNFGGEGLGDTDGDSDVDITDLNNVRNHFGAFGPAGLVAATRISGRGTIADERDAFATRDGNSVRDLVFTMRPRKQRELRLPPLAGRWDAGLLEWLDEQS
- a CDS encoding SRPBCC domain-containing protein, translated to MAEREPIKFKIFIRGTIEQVWHELTKTGEPQQCFFNNVLHTTGLKVGAPIRMRSPNGKYTAVVGEVLEFDPPHRYVTSFRFTNYDDPPCKVIHELKEVPGGVEYCLTVEKVPAGTKTEHDMARGGTLIINTLKAMVENGRPSFGTRMLFVLFKVLGPVTPKRCRSEHWPL
- a CDS encoding metalloregulator ArsR/SmtB family transcription factor — its product is MGRPDQIDEVFAALAHAARRKILDVVKEQPGCGVHDVCDHFEMTRIGVMKHLRILEQANLITSEKHGRVRRLYFNAVPIQMIYDRWTTEFSAYWAAGLTRIKYRIESARGNDATRKPAARQNPEKRKRRHG
- the lpdA gene encoding dihydrolipoyl dehydrogenase; protein product: MTSKSFDVIVIGGGPGGYVAAIRAAQRGLNVACVDKNAVLGGTCLRVGCIPSKAMLESSEHFAKAKAGLERHGVKLAGVELDLAAMLARKEQVVSINTKGIDALFKKNKIERFEGLGRFVQPGVVDVEGPTGKTTLAAPKIIIATGSNVAPLKGVELDGDRIGTSNEGLAFAEVPKHLVVIGAGYIGMELGSVWLRLGSQVTVVEYLDRILPGIDAEVAGEAHKLFKKQGFDFQLSRKVTAARRDGDGCVVECADAEPIHCDRVLLAVGRRPNTDGLGLETIGVQLDDKGRIPVSEHFETSAPGVYAIGDVIRGPMLAHKAEEEGVACADLITTGYGHVNYDAIPAVVYTHPEIAAVGQTEEQLVAANIPYRKGRFAFRANGRARTLDEVDGFVKILAHAETDRVLGIHILGARAGDLIAEGAAAMEFGATAEDIARTSHAHPTLSEAIKEAALAVSNQAIHA